GGAATGCCACCATTTCCTTCTTTCATTAGTAAGTTTTTAATTATTAAAGCCTTTTTTATGATTGGCATGGGCTGGCTTGCAGTTCCGTTTTTTATATTGCTTGCAGTAATTATGTACGGAATGGGTGGAACTGTTTTCAAAATGTCTTTCGGCAATGATTTATCTAATGAACCAACAAAAAGACTAGATCTGACTGCTTATGTTGGACAAGTAATACTTTTACTTTTGCTTTTAACAATTGGAACAAACATTCCACAGAGCGTTTTAACTTTGATACAAAATGCCGCTGGCTTTTTAAATTGAACAGGAGTTTATTTTTGAACTGGGCTGAAATAAAAAATTTGCAATCAATTCCTTTAAATGAAATCCCACTTTTACCGTTTGATGAATTGCGCGCACAACTGCTTAAAGGAATTTCTTCCGGCAAACGTTTGGTGCAATTCTTTGGTGATAAACAACTAGATGAAGTTGTATTGTACACAGTTTTGGCTGATGATGAAAAATCAAAACTTTACGTTGCATCGGCAAAATTTAAGAATGAAAAACATTTTGAATCTCTCACACCACAAGCAAATGCCTTCCATCTTTTTGAAAGAGAATTCTTTGAACAGTTCGGAATAAAGCCAATAGGACATCCTTGGTTAAAACCGGTTAGAAAAGGTATTGCCGGTATTTCAGATGTTGAAACGCAATATGAATTTTTTAATATGAACGGTGAAGAAGTTCACGAAGTTGGAGTTGGTCCAATTCACGCAGGAATTATTGAACCAGGACATTTTAGATTTTCCTGCCATGGAGAAAAAATTTATCATCTGGAAATTGAACTTGGATTTCAACACCGGGGAATAGAAGAATTATTTATTCAGCATAAAAATAAGCCGATCTATTTATTAAAACTTTCCGAATCGATAGCCGGTGATTCTGTTATTGGTCATGCCGGAACATTTGCCCGGGCGATGGAATCGCTTGCCGGTATTAGTGTTTCGCGCCGTGCTATGCTAATCAGAACAATTGCATTAGAATTGGAAAGAATCGGAATTCATCTTGGTGATTTAGCTGCATTATCAAACGATGTGGCTTATTTAACCGGCAGCTCCGTTTTTGGTGCGTTGAAGACAAAAATTATTAACACATCAATGGCAATTTGCGGAAGCAGGTTTGGTCGTGGATT
The nucleotide sequence above comes from Ignavibacteriales bacterium. Encoded proteins:
- a CDS encoding NADH-quinone oxidoreductase subunit C, encoding MNWAEIKNLQSIPLNEIPLLPFDELRAQLLKGISSGKRLVQFFGDKQLDEVVLYTVLADDEKSKLYVASAKFKNEKHFESLTPQANAFHLFEREFFEQFGIKPIGHPWLKPVRKGIAGISDVETQYEFFNMNGEEVHEVGVGPIHAGIIEPGHFRFSCHGEKIYHLEIELGFQHRGIEELFIQHKNKPIYLLKLSESIAGDSVIGHAGTFARAMESLAGISVSRRAMLIRTIALELERIGIHLGDLAALSNDVAYLTGSSVFGALKTKIINTSMAICGSRFGRGLIAIGGVNFDIDPGLSETIFNTIDKLEDQFTLAAEVLFSSASVLARFEKTGIVLKETAQEIGMVGPAARASGISIDVRSDHPYGGFIFFPVYKLTLNTGDVFARAYIRYIEITQSIRIIKEQLAALGEGELKKSIEKLLPNRFVISLAEGWRGEIAHAAITDSDGLLKRYKIKDPSFHNWLALALAVRKNGISDFPVCNKSFNLSYCGFDL